A portion of the Streptomyces erythrochromogenes genome contains these proteins:
- a CDS encoding FmdB family zinc ribbon protein — protein MPRYEFRCRTCDDTFEVSRPMAESSAPADCPAGHADTVKLLSAVAVGGSSSAPAAARPMGGAGGGGCCGGGCG, from the coding sequence ATGCCTCGTTACGAATTCCGCTGCCGGACCTGCGACGACACCTTTGAGGTCAGCCGCCCCATGGCCGAGTCCTCCGCCCCTGCCGACTGCCCGGCCGGGCACGCCGACACCGTCAAGCTGCTGTCCGCCGTCGCCGTGGGCGGGTCGAGCAGCGCCCCCGCGGCCGCGCGCCCCATGGGCGGCGCGGGCGGCGGGGGCTGCTGCGGCGGCGGCTGCGGCTGA
- a CDS encoding O-methyltransferase encodes MSKGNSTKITDELYQYMLDHNPPLDSVQRGLVARTYATFPDVAGMQSAEEQGPLLAFLVRLTGARHIVEVGTFTGFSALSMAQALPADGRIIACDVSEEWTAYGREAWEQAGVADRIELRIAPALETLRAMPAEPHIDMAYVDADKESQISYWEELVPRLRPGGLIVTDNTLYHGTVLDESATGSAAGVRAFNDHVAADPRMDSVLLAISDGLTLSRKR; translated from the coding sequence ATGAGCAAAGGCAACAGCACGAAGATCACGGACGAGCTGTACCAGTACATGCTCGACCACAACCCCCCGCTGGACTCCGTTCAGCGGGGGCTGGTGGCGAGGACCTACGCCACGTTCCCGGACGTCGCCGGGATGCAGTCCGCGGAGGAGCAGGGGCCGCTGCTGGCCTTCCTCGTCCGCCTGACCGGCGCCCGCCACATCGTCGAGGTCGGCACCTTCACCGGCTTCTCGGCCCTGTCGATGGCCCAGGCACTGCCCGCCGACGGCCGCATCATCGCCTGCGACGTCTCCGAGGAGTGGACGGCGTACGGCAGGGAGGCCTGGGAGCAGGCCGGCGTCGCCGACCGCATCGAGCTGCGCATCGCGCCGGCCCTGGAGACCCTGCGCGCGATGCCCGCCGAACCCCACATCGACATGGCGTACGTGGACGCCGACAAGGAGAGCCAGATCTCCTACTGGGAGGAGCTCGTACCGCGGCTCCGCCCCGGCGGCCTGATCGTCACGGACAACACGCTGTACCACGGCACGGTCCTCGACGAGTCGGCCACCGGCTCGGCGGCGGGCGTACGCGCCTTCAACGACCACGTCGCGGCCGACCCGCGTATGGACTCCGTCCTGCTGGCGATCTCGGACGGCCTGACGCTCTCGCGCAAGCGGTAG
- a CDS encoding phosphoribosyltransferase, translating to MPKQTTRKGKTIDEVWSGTWVADRLGVGLHDSEGGPRPGPRLSPRLTELLGLALRRNPKRAHLLVSQVLGKHVPQSPHTVYAAGYGLGTRVRALLGDEAAATAVVLGYAETATGLGHCVADGLGSAPYLHSTRRPVPGVATAGGFEEAHSHATSHLLLPENPALLAGDGPLVLVDDEFSTGNTVLNTIRDLHARHPRSRYVVVALVDMRSPADRDRLTAFAAELGARVDLIALASGTVSLPDGVLAKGQALVEEYEQTAAADAAGPAGSPRPVLRVDLQWPHGLPDGGRHGFTPAHRQRLEAALPDLAARLTAALGTEPGRVLVLGNEELMYAPLRLAKALEETGAAAEVRFSTTTRSPVLAVDDPGYAIRTRLVFPAHDTPADGPGDRYAYNVARPSDGAGFDTVVAVVDSAGDTPALHTGLLAALAPHTGRLVLAVVPSYMPPKASIPSGTPAGTPDHRQEPIMTEPLRGPAFSSYAPEDVGWLLQDLSGVQLEAPTEEREEAIQAGGAHYAESLPVEYQPSPQYQELYRSALTASAARVARAVGTVTETVLAERSPSPVLVSLARAGTPVGVLMRRWAHARHGLDLPHYAVSIVRGRGIDANALRWLAAHHDPADVVFVDGWTGKGAITRELKEALAQFPGFDPEIVVLADPGSCVPTYGTREDFLIPSACLNSTVSGLISRTVLRSDLVGPADFHGAKFYRELAGADVSVEFVDAVAAHFDEVADAVDEEVKELLAADRTPTWEGWAAVERISEEYGIHDVNLVKPGVGETTRVLLRRVPWKILAQRGAGADLDHVRLLAEQRGVPVEEVDGLPYTCVGLIHPRFTRGATGADGKAVASK from the coding sequence GTGCCGAAGCAGACGACGAGGAAGGGCAAGACGATCGACGAGGTGTGGTCGGGTACCTGGGTCGCGGACCGGCTGGGCGTCGGCCTGCACGACTCCGAAGGGGGTCCGCGGCCGGGTCCGAGGCTGAGCCCGCGGCTGACGGAGCTGCTGGGCCTGGCCCTGCGGCGCAACCCCAAGCGCGCGCACCTGCTCGTCTCGCAGGTGCTGGGCAAGCACGTCCCGCAGTCCCCGCACACGGTGTACGCCGCCGGATACGGGCTCGGGACCCGCGTACGGGCGCTGCTCGGCGACGAGGCCGCGGCGACCGCCGTGGTCCTCGGCTACGCCGAGACCGCCACCGGGCTCGGCCACTGCGTCGCGGACGGCCTGGGCTCCGCCCCGTACCTGCACTCCACCCGCCGGCCCGTGCCGGGCGTGGCGACGGCCGGCGGCTTCGAGGAGGCGCACTCGCACGCCACCTCCCACCTGCTGCTGCCCGAGAACCCCGCGCTCCTCGCCGGCGACGGGCCCCTCGTCCTCGTCGACGACGAGTTCTCCACCGGCAACACGGTCCTCAACACCATCCGCGACCTGCACGCCCGCCACCCCCGCTCGCGCTACGTGGTCGTCGCCCTCGTCGACATGCGCTCCCCGGCCGACCGCGACCGGCTCACGGCCTTCGCCGCCGAGCTGGGCGCCCGGGTGGACCTGATCGCCCTCGCCTCCGGCACGGTCTCCCTCCCGGACGGCGTCCTCGCCAAGGGACAGGCGCTGGTCGAGGAGTACGAGCAGACGGCCGCGGCGGACGCGGCCGGGCCGGCAGGCTCCCCCCGGCCCGTCCTGCGCGTCGACCTGCAGTGGCCGCACGGCCTCCCGGACGGCGGCCGCCACGGCTTCACCCCCGCACACCGCCAGCGCCTGGAGGCCGCCCTGCCGGACCTCGCCGCCCGGCTCACGGCCGCGCTCGGCACCGAGCCCGGACGGGTCCTCGTACTCGGCAACGAGGAGCTCATGTACGCGCCGCTGCGCCTCGCCAAGGCGCTGGAGGAGACGGGCGCGGCAGCCGAGGTCCGCTTCTCCACCACCACCCGCTCCCCGGTGCTCGCCGTGGACGACCCCGGCTACGCCATCCGCACCCGGCTCGTCTTCCCGGCCCACGACACCCCCGCCGACGGCCCCGGCGACCGCTACGCCTACAACGTGGCCCGCCCGTCGGACGGCGCCGGCTTCGACACCGTCGTCGCCGTCGTCGACTCGGCCGGCGACACCCCCGCACTGCACACGGGGCTCCTCGCGGCCCTCGCCCCGCACACCGGCCGACTCGTCCTGGCCGTCGTCCCGTCCTACATGCCGCCCAAGGCGTCCATACCGTCCGGTACGCCCGCCGGCACCCCCGACCACCGGCAGGAGCCGATCATGACCGAGCCCCTGCGCGGCCCCGCCTTCTCCTCCTACGCCCCCGAGGACGTCGGCTGGCTGCTCCAGGACCTCTCCGGCGTCCAGCTCGAAGCCCCGACCGAGGAGCGCGAGGAGGCCATCCAGGCCGGCGGCGCCCACTACGCCGAGTCCCTGCCCGTCGAGTACCAGCCCTCGCCCCAGTACCAGGAGCTCTACCGCAGCGCGCTGACCGCCTCCGCCGCCCGCGTGGCCCGCGCCGTCGGCACGGTCACCGAGACCGTCCTCGCCGAACGCTCCCCCTCCCCGGTCCTGGTCTCCCTGGCCCGCGCCGGCACCCCCGTCGGCGTCCTGATGCGCCGCTGGGCCCACGCCCGGCACGGCCTGGACCTGCCGCACTACGCCGTCTCCATCGTGCGCGGCCGCGGCATCGACGCCAACGCCCTGCGCTGGCTGGCCGCCCACCACGACCCCGCCGACGTCGTCTTCGTCGACGGCTGGACCGGCAAGGGCGCCATCACCCGCGAGCTGAAGGAAGCCCTGGCGCAGTTCCCCGGCTTCGACCCGGAGATCGTCGTCCTCGCCGACCCCGGCTCCTGCGTGCCCACCTACGGCACCCGGGAGGACTTCCTGATCCCCTCCGCCTGTCTCAATTCCACCGTCTCCGGACTCATCTCGCGTACGGTTCTGAGGTCCGACCTGGTCGGACCCGCCGACTTCCACGGCGCGAAGTTCTACCGCGAGCTCGCCGGAGCCGACGTCTCCGTCGAATTCGTCGACGCCGTCGCCGCCCACTTCGACGAAGTGGCGGACGCCGTCGACGAGGAGGTCAAGGAGCTCCTCGCGGCCGACCGCACCCCGACCTGGGAGGGCTGGGCGGCGGTCGAGCGGATCAGCGAGGAGTACGGCATCCACGACGTGAACCTCGTCAAGCCCGGCGTCGGAGAGACCACCCGCGTGCTGCTGCGCCGGGTGCCGTGGAAGATCCTGGCGCAGCGCGGCGCCGGGGCCGACCTGGACCACGTACGCCTGCTCGCCGAGCAGCGCGGCGTCCCGGTGGAAGAGGTCGACGGGCTGCCCTACACCTGCGTCGGGCTCATCCACCCCCGATTCACGCGCGGCGCCACCGGCGCCGACGGAAAGGCTGTGGCCTCCAAGTGA
- a CDS encoding HAD family hydrolase yields MTVLVASDLDRTLIYSAAALGLTVPDPVAPRLLCVEVHESKPLSYMTETAAALLAELTEDPSVVFVPTTTRTRKQYQRIRFPGRPARYAICANGGQLLVDGVPDRDWRRQVAARLAEECAPLEEVHEHMLSAADPAWLRKARLAEDLFAYLVVERALVPDEWLKSLTEWAGARGWTVSLQGRKIYAVPRPLTKSAAMHEVARRTGATTTLAAGDSLLDADLLLAADAAWRPGHGELADARWTAPSVTALAEAGVLAGEEIVRAFTREAGRLGRLDA; encoded by the coding sequence GTGACTGTCCTCGTAGCCAGTGACCTCGACCGTACGCTCATCTACTCGGCGGCCGCCCTCGGTCTGACCGTGCCCGACCCGGTGGCCCCGCGGCTGCTGTGCGTCGAGGTCCACGAGAGCAAGCCGCTGTCCTACATGACGGAGACGGCCGCGGCCCTGCTGGCGGAGCTCACCGAGGACCCGTCCGTCGTCTTCGTCCCCACCACCACCCGCACGCGCAAGCAGTACCAGCGCATCCGCTTCCCCGGCCGCCCGGCCCGGTACGCGATCTGCGCCAACGGCGGGCAGCTCCTCGTCGACGGCGTGCCGGACCGCGACTGGCGGCGGCAGGTCGCGGCCCGCCTGGCCGAGGAGTGCGCCCCGCTGGAGGAGGTCCACGAGCACATGCTGTCCGCCGCCGACCCGGCGTGGCTGCGCAAGGCCCGGTTGGCGGAGGACCTCTTCGCCTACCTCGTCGTCGAACGCGCCCTGGTCCCCGACGAATGGCTGAAGTCCCTGACCGAATGGGCCGGGGCCCGCGGCTGGACGGTCTCCCTCCAGGGCCGGAAGATCTACGCCGTGCCGCGCCCGCTCACCAAGAGCGCCGCGATGCACGAGGTCGCCCGCCGGACCGGAGCGACCACGACCCTGGCCGCCGGCGACTCGCTCCTCGACGCCGACCTGCTGCTCGCGGCCGACGCCGCCTGGCGCCCGGGCCACGGCGAACTGGCCGACGCGCGCTGGACGGCGCCTTCGGTGACCGCCCTCGCCGAGGCGGGCGTCCTGGCCGGCGAGGAAATAGTGCGCGCATTCACCCGCGAGGCCGGGCGGCTCGGCAGACTGGACGCATGA